Below is a window of Pyrobaculum aerophilum str. IM2 DNA.
GCCATTTAAAGCCACAGTAAGTAAAATAGCTATTTCACTTTAAAAAGGGGCGCCCACTATACGCAATGAAATTAATATTGAAACTCGTGGAACGGAAAAAACTGATCAAGGAGTTAAAAGAAGATATTGAAGTAATTTAAAAGCCTCCTCACTGCTGAAAGCGGAAGTCTTAGAGCGGTCAGCACTGCGTAAAGCTCGGCAGATTCCTCCCCACTTCTTTTAAATCCGCCGCGATCTCTAGGTAAAACCTCTTGGCCTCTGCGCATCTACGCCGCCAGAACTGGTCGTCCCCCCTCTCGGCTTCTAATAAAAGCACTGATATCCTTGCCACGTATTCCAGCCTGTCGTAAAAGTCCTCTGGCGGCGGTGGAGGCTTAAGCCCAACCTCCTTGGCGTATTCGATTATTAAAGTGGGGCGTCTAACGGCCTCCCAGAGGAAATCATAAAAATTCATAGCTCCACAGGCTTTGCGACGCCTCTCTCCACCAAGACCCTCGGCTGGAATTTCAACAAACTGTAATCGTCGCCGCCGCCCCCATATACGTACTCGTCTTTTAATAAATCTATGTCTATATACACCGGTATGTTCAAGACCGGGGGCACCCCGCCAACTGGATACCCTGTCATGTTGAGGACTTCTTGAGGAGTTGCCATACTACA
It encodes the following:
- a CDS encoding aminoacyl-tRNA deacylase, producing MSRISLEDFGEVIRLAEPVRTVKEAARAVGVEEGKIVKTLVVKCGGEFKAYIIRGTKKLDLKKLGCSMATPQEVLNMTGYPVGGVPPVLNIPVYIDIDLLKDEYVYGGGGDDYSLLKFQPRVLVERGVAKPVEL